The sequence NNNNNNNNNNNNNNGAGGGACAAGAGTTCTTACAGGAGTCGACGCTTGTCCATGAAACTCTCAGGATGGTTTGAATAAGCAGAAGAGACGAACTCGATGGTTTCTCCGAGGACAGGCCATCCCAAGCTTCCTTGTGGAAACTTTGATTCTTGACTGTGAGAAATAACATGACGATCAATAAGTTTATTCTTTGAAGCTGGGGATGATCTGAGACGGTTGATCTTgttcaagatgatgatgatagagaaaaagaagaagaagaagggcaaAAGTGATAAAGAAGTGTCCATTAGTGTTTTAACTCAATTAGCCGGACGCACGAAtgggtttgtgtttttaaaaattggtttatgtttttggGACTTTCTTCCACTTTGAATCTGTCTTGGTATCTCTTTATATAACTTTAATCATGGTGCGGTGTGGCAACAAATCATGTGGATGATAATTCTCTTATtatattctttgattttttttatcatctaatTTTATACTTGGGTTTATATTGTTAGGATTTTGAGATGTATCACTAGAAAACAAATTgagtaacaaataaaaagacataCACAATCTAATTATTGTTACCTCAACGTGGGAAATGCGTCTACTTAAGCTACTTTGCATTTCACCAAAAATGTAAACTGGTATAGTACTTAAGCCtgttaaagatataaaaaatgcgtccaatatatatatgttaaacagATTACGTTATTACactctcaatatatatattctacttAGAGCATCATCAAGCGGCCGCTTGAATATCGATGGTATGAGCCAAAACATGTGcatcaattattttttaaaaaggttatcTAAATGAAGAAGTAAGGTTATTGTATGAAGAAATTTTCCGTATAAAGAATAGACAAAGAATATTTCGAAGAAAAGTGTGCTAAATTGTCTTTTGGCTTGTGGGGTATTTTGGGTGCGCCTTCGTGCGAAATTCCATTAGGCCACCTTTTCTTATTTCACATATAAATTTTTGTCATGATTATACTGGATACATGCATTCCCATATATATCATGTATGTGTAAAGATATGCATGCCAAGACATGTAGAGCACTAAAACAATTACATGCATAGtactatatacatatgtatgtaCACATGTCAATACGTGGCTATATATAGCTAGCTTTGTGAAATCGGTTGATTTATTGTACTATTGTACGTCAAATCAATGACCTTTGGAAATACGATATAAAGATAATCGGATGTAAGAATAATATAGCAGTGTTACCGAAATAATAAATTACAGTATAGTAGGTAAGACGTTGCAAAAGACGTACGCGGGTCAGAAGACTCAGAACGGTTTGTTGAGACTGAACAAAAAGATGGTTTGTATGAGATCAGAATATCAGAAACCTGTTGGAGGTATATTTCAACATGGAGATGAACCAAAAGCATTGTCTATGTAATTATGAGGCTCCCGGACCGGGACAGCATCCTATAAAAACAGAGTCGTCGATTATTGGATATAGGCCTTACATTTTTATGTTAATCCATCCAGTAGTGCATTACGTAATGAAACGAAGCTCTATAAGAAAAGTATGATACATTTGTTTAAGGCAATCTCCTCATGATTAGACCGCATGCGCACACTTTCATATAAGTAGTATACATGTAAAATTAATGTaaccaatataaatatataccaTATAAAATaagttgtgtgtgtgtatgacTGTGATTGGtataatttattagaatcaTAAGAAGTGAGATTCTTTAGCCGCTTGTATACTTTGATCATCGTTGATTGTAACATACTTTTGAGCCTAAAAagctaatatttttattgtaattaaatatctAAACTTTTGACTAATGCCAAACAAGAATATTTGAATTTGCCATTCTCTTTTTATTCACTTTACAATAGTGTTGTCAAAAATATTAGTTCTTTTGGGAAACCTATGATTCTTTTATCATATCTATAAACGCCATTTATAAGCTTTTCATTGAAGGAATACCTAACAATAGCGAGCTATCTTATAAAACCACCATTGATCGTCACTTTAATTGTATAGATACTATAAAAATTAGTGCTTTGATCATATCTAATTATTGCATGATTCCTTTAGTTTAAGGTCGTGCATCTTTCGAAATCCGAGAGGGTTTTTGAATAAAGTATTTGAAAAtcatctattatttattttcaactttttgtcataaaaagaaaatcgaAAATTGTAGATTTGTATATTTTGCTTGCCGAAAAAAGTCTCAAAGATTGAcaattgaaagaaacaaaataataaaagaataattcGAAACTAATGAGagctttaacaaaaacaaaatactaatGAGAGACAAATAATATGCACACATAAATGcatgttattatataattttggggAGTTGTGGGGTTGTTTTCATTTGGACCATATCTCCATGTGAAGAACCACTTGAAGTTAAAAACCGAAGAATAATTTTGTCCCAATTGATTTCACAATCTCGCTCTAAGAATAATTTTGTCCCAATTGATCCTTTGTCCTCTTTACGAAACTGATGCAAGACCACTATGATTTTGACtgatttgagtttgattttgataCAATACACTTGTTTATGTTGGGCACAGTCAAGGTCATTAATTTagattttcttcaattttagCATATCCTAGTTAACAGCATATGTATTGTTATCTGAATTTCTTAAATCTAGGCATTCTCCAAAGATTtataacaggaaaaaaaaaaaaaaacgtacagAATAAATTTCATCGCCTGTTCTTTTTTCATAAGGTTAAAGTTGGGGAGACTTCATATCCCCATTTTGAAATGACAATGTGTTTTTTACCTGAGAGAGTCCCACCTTCATGACATATGGCCTTGTGAATTAACAATCTACCttgttgcttttgttttcttgtcctGTGGTAGCTGCAAAGCTGGTTTGGGACCGAGCAAGAGCGAGAACTTATTATTTGCATGGATGTTGCAGGCTAAAACTAACGAAGAAGCAAAGAAAGCAAATTTAAGACACTGGTACAGATTATTCTTGTCATGAAGGGGTCCTCACGTAGGTGTCGACAGGTGGATATAACACACTATGGAGGAGATTCATGGACCACCAAATGCAGTTCTTAGGTCTCTCATCGACTCACATGGAGCGTTGCAATCATTTACTCAGCAGAAAATGTTATGTTAGTCGTAAGGACTTAATGGTGGGGGAAAAAACGAAATGCTAGTCCACGTTGGTAATAAGACCTTCCCCATTGGGGGGTTCATAGCTGAGTTCCTAGTGTTTTGGTTCCAAAAAATTAAtcagaaatgaaaataaaatgtaagatCTCCTCTTATATAAGAGATTGAATCTTGGTTTAAGGGGCGCTACGTGTCAGCGTATCGTTGGGTGAGAGTAAAATATGaaaggagaattttttttgcaaaatcgatttttttttttcctttctctctctctctctatcggATGCGATTAAAACCGACTCGAAGAATTTGGGATCAGAAGAAGAATTTGGGATCAGATTGTTGAAGGTTTCGACTCGAAGGACGTGGAATCAAAGTAAGGGTTTGGATTCGAAAGGAAAGGAGAGAAGTCATTTAGTAGCCCAACCGATTTGGAAGCCAATCGCGAAAGGAAGAATCGAGTTTCAGTTGGAGATGGATGCGGTTTGAATGTGGAGTCGAATAAATCGGAAGAGAGATTGAATGAATTGGAATCACAAGGTAAGTCTATTGATTGGAATTGTATGAATCACAAATTGAGTATTGATTAGgattctttgattttggatcgcaatttagggttttttgatgtttgttgcaaaattagggttcttggtgtTCATGTGTTCCAAATTGATCcatttttttgatattgttAGTGGTTTTTTGATATTACTAAGCACTGTAATTGATGCAGATGCTCCTTTAGAAGATGTTGTTGTTCGGAGCTTGAGGACTAGCCCAGTACATCCGCGAGACCGCACATCCATTGATGTTCGGAGCTTGAGGGCGAGTGTTTTTGGCAAAAAAGAGAACAACAGGAGATCTATTTGCAATCAAGGTAAACGATTTGGtgcttttgttctctttttcaattctttttcttttgttacacaagatttttcttttattgttagGCTAATGTGGATAGCAAAATCTTTAGTAGTGTTTTCTCTAATCTTGTGTTAAACGTTGGCCATGCTCCACAGGTTCTGAAAAAGGCAGATATGATCCGTAAGAATGTTGTTGAAAGTATACTTGCTGAACGTGATATACTGATCAACGTTCGCAATCCCTTTGTGGTGAGCAGCCTTTAAGCATTTTCTCAGAAGAGAGATTTACTTCTTCTAACATTACTTTGATTTGACCAGGTTTATGTTAATGCAGGTCGTTGGTTAAGACTTAAATTTAAACCTATGGAGGAAGGTCTTTGCACGTAAGAGAGACTTAAACTTAAGACCTATGGAGGAAGGTAAATTATCATCCTCTCCTTTCTTCATTTATGTTAAAGCACTTGTTAGTTGGTTATGATAAATACGTTTAGGTATGATTCGAATGAGTGATTGATGTCAATGCTTTTGTTTGGTGGTTGTGATTAATATGCTTATTACTTGTTGCTTTATGTTAGTTGGTTGTGAAAATGTTAAATGTGTTGTACTTGATGGTTTGTGTTAGGTAAAAACTTAATTTCAAGATTTTAACCAAGTagttgaaaaattaaattacaccTAAACCTTATAAATTGAAAGACTTTCTCTTCatagtaaaaatacaaaaccctTCTACACTCCTCTTAATCGTCCTTTTAACACACACACTTGTTCTTGATCACGGATTTGGATTCAAATGACTCAATGAATCCATATCATCCCTCCTCTAGCTATATGAACCTATTGCACAGTCAACTTGATAACCAAAACCTTGAATACACTCCTCTTGATAGTCCAATTTCTGAAATACACCCCTCAAGAAATCCGCAAGTCAAGAAAAGCATGGTTACCAACAGATGATATCATGTTGGTAAGCGCTTGGCTCAATACTAGCAAGGATCCGATCACTTCCAATGAGCAAAGACTTGGAGCCTTTTGGGGGAGGATAACCGATTACTTTCACTCCTGTCCGAATGCTGTTGGTCGGCCCAAGAGAGAGGCGAGTCACTGTAAGCAGAGGTGGGGGAGGATAAACGACATGGTATGCAAGTTTGTTGGCTGTTACGAGGCTGCGACTAGGGAGAAGTCTAGTGGAcagaatgaagatgatgtgatGACGTTAGCACATCAGATTTACTTTAATGATCATGGACAGAAGTTTACCCTTGAGCATGCATGGCTTCACTTAAGATACGATCAAAAATAGTGTGCCTCCATCAGTAAAGGTAATGGAGTGAAAAGGGGAAGAGTGAGTATGGATGGGTCTCAACAGGATGCACACCAACCGATTGATGTGGATGAACCATTGCCCCGTCCTCCTGGTGTTAAGGCTGCCAAGGGGAAGTCCAAAAAATCCTCTAACACCCAATCGAttgatgtggaggaagatggAAAAGCTTACTTGGAGTTTCAGTTGGAGCGTGTGTCGAGGATGTATGAGATGAAGCAGAAGGACTTCGAGTTAAAAGAGAAGGAATTTGCTATGAAGAAGGAGTATATCAAGCATGTGATGCTTGATAATCTGATTGCTAAAAAGGATTCACTAACTGAATCAGAAAAAGCTCTTAAGGATAAGCTAATTGATGACATGATGTCATCTTGATGAATTGTCAAAAGATGtttccttgtgttttttgttataaatatgttttaactaAGTGTTTGTAcaagtttgtttgtgtttatgtttgtgtaTTTGGAATGATTATAAATCGGGTCAGTTATGATACATGGGATGCTTTATTAATCAGTTTGTCTTGTTATTAATCAATTTGTTTATGATACATGGGATGCTTTATACTTGGGATGCTTTATTAATCGGTTGTTTTTTTGTACTTTGGATGTACTTTGGGATgctttcaacaaagaagagatactACCGGAAGGTTGGGTCTGTCTACATTGCAAAAGTGTACAGCagcaattcgtatgatggcatatggttcTGCAGCTGATGTTATTGACGAATACCTCCGTCTTTCTGAAACCATGGCGCTATCATGCTTGGAGAATTTTACAGATTCAGTAATAACTTTATTTGGAGATGACTACTTGAGAAGACCCACACCAGCAGATCTTCAACGACTACTCGACATTGGCGAGTTTCGCAGATTTTCCggcatgataggaagcatcgattgtatgcattgggagtgaaATAATTGTCCCAccgcatggaaaggtcaatacACCCGCGGATCTGGAAAGCCCACAATCGTTTTAGAGGCGGTGGCTTCGTATGATCTCTGGATCTGGCATGCTTTCTTTGGACCaccaggtacattaaacgatatcaatattCTTGATCTATCTCCAgtatttgatgatattttgcatggtcgagctcctaaagttaaatacagtgtcaacggacatgagtataaattggcttactatctgacggatggtatttatccNNNNNNNNNNNNNNNNNNNNNNNNNNNNNNNNNNNNNNNNNNNNNNNNNNNNNNNNNNNNNNNNNNNNNNNNNNNNNNNNNNNNNNNNNNNNNNNNNNNNNNNNNNNNNNNNNNNNNNNNNNNNNNNNNNNNNNNNNNNNNNNNNNNNNNNNNNNNNNNNNNNNNNNNNNNNNNNNNNNNNNNNNNNNNNNNNNNNNNNNNNNNNNNNNNNNNNNNNNNNNNNNNNNNNNNNNNNNNNNNNNNNNNNNNNNNNNNNNNNNNNNNNNNNNNNNNNNNNNNNNNNNNNNNNNNNNNNNNNNNNNNNNNNNNNNNNNNNNNNNNNNNNNNNNNNNNNNNNNNNNNNNNNNNNNNNNNNNNNNNNNNNNNNNNNNNNNNNNNNNNNNNNNNNNNNNNNNNNNNNNNNNNNNNNNNNNNNNNNNNNNNNNNNNNNNNNNNNNNNNNNNNNNNNNNNNNNNNNNNNNNNNNNNNNNNNNNNNNNNNNNNNNNNNNNNNNNNNNNNNNNNNNNNNNNNNNNNNNNNNNNNNNNNNNNNNNNNNNNNNNNNNNNNNNNNNNNNNNNNNNNNNNNNNNNNNNNNNNNNNNNNNNNNNNNNNNNNNNNNNNNNNNNNNNNNNNNNNNNNNNNNNNNNNNNNNNNNNNNNNNNNNNNNNNNNNNNNNNNNNNNNNNNNNNNNNNNNNNNNNNNNNNNNNNNNNNNNNNNNNNNNNNNGGGCGAGTGTTTTTGGCAAAAAAGAGAACAACAGGAGATCTATTTGCAATCAAGGTAAACGATTTGGtgcttttgttctctttttcaattctttttcttttgttatacaagattcttcttttattgttaGGCTAATGTGGATAGCAAAATCTTTAGTAGTGTTTTCTCTAATCTTGTGTTAAACGTTGGCCATGCTCCACAGGTTCTGAAAAAGGCAGATATGATCCGTAAGAATGTTGTTGAAAGTATACTTGCTGAACGTGATATACTGATCAACGTTCGCAATCCCTTTGTGGTGAGCAGCCTTTAAGCATTTTCTCAGAAGAGAGATTTACTTCTTCTAACATTACTTTGATTTGACCAGGTTTATGTTAATGCAGGTCGTTGGTTAAGACTTAAATTTAAACCTATGGAGGAAGGTCTTTGCACGTAAGAGAGACTTAAACTTAAGACCTATGGAGGAAGGTAAATTATCATCCTCTCCTTTCTTCATTTATGTTAAAGCACTTGTTAGTTGGTTATGATAAATACGTTTAGGTATGATTCGAATGAGTGATTGATGTCAATGCTTTTGTTTGGTGGTTGTGATTAATATGCTTATTACTTGTTGCTTTATGTTAGTTGGTTGTGAAAATGTTAAATGTGTTGTACTTGATGGTTTGTGTTAGGTAAAAACTTAATTTCAAGATTTTAACCAAGTagttgaaaaattaaattacaccTAAACCTTATAAATTGAAAGACTTTCTCTTCatagtaaaaatacaaaaccctTCTACACTCCTCTTAATCGTCCTTTTAACACACACACTTGTTCTTGATCACGGATTTGGATTCAAATGACTCAATGAATCCATATCATCCCTCCTCTAGCTATATGAACCTATTGCACAGTCAACTTGATAACCAAAACCTTGAATACACTCCTCTTGATAGTCCAATTTCTGAAATACACCCCTCAAGAAATCCGCAAGTCAAGAAAAGCATGGTTACCAACAGATGATATCATGTTGGTAAGCGCTTGGCTCAATACTAGCAAGGATCCGATCACTTCCAATGAGCAAAGACTTGGAGCCTTTTGGGGGAGGATAACCGATTACTTTCACTCCTGTCCGAATGCTGTTGGTCGGCCCAAGAGAGAGGCGAGTCACTGTAAGCAGAGGTGGGGGAGGATAAACGACATGGTATGCAAGTTTGTTGGCTGTTACGAGGCTGCGACTAGGGAGAAGTCTAGTGGAcagaatgaagatgatgtgatGACGTTAGCACATCAGATTTACTTTAATGATCATGGACAGAAGTTTACCCTTGAGCATGCATGGCTTCACTTAAGATACGATCAAAAATAGTGTGCCTCCATCAGTAAAGGTAATGGAGTGAAAAGGGGAAGAGTGAGTATGGATGGGTCTCAACAGGATGCACACCAACCGATTGATGTGGATGAACCATTGCCCCGTCCTCCTGGTGTTAAGGCTGCCAAGGGGAAGTCCAAAAAATCCTCTAACACCCAATCGAttgatgtggaggaagatggAAAAGCTTACTTGGAGTTTCAGTTGGAGCGTGTGTCGAGGATGTATGAGATGAAGCAGAAGGACTTCGAGTTAAAAGAGAAGGAATTTGCTATGAAGAAGGAGTATATCAAGCATGTGATGCTTGATAATCTGATTGCTAAAAAGGATTCACTAACTGAATCAGAAAAAGCTCTTAAGGATAAGCTAATTGATGACATGATGTCATCTTGATGAATTGTCAAAAGATGtttccttgtgttttttgttataaatatgttttaactaAGTGTTTGTAcaagtttgtttgtgtttatgtttgtgtaTTTGGAATGATTATAAATCGGGTCAGTTATGATACATGGGATGCTTTATTAATCAGTTTGTCTTGTTATTAATCAATTTGTTTATGATACATGGGATGCTTTATACTTGGGATGCTTTATTAATCGGTTGTTTTTTTGTACTTTGGATGTACTTTGGGATgctttcaacaaagaagagatactACCGGAAGGTTGGGTCTGTCTACATTGCAAAAGTGTACAGCagcaattcgtatgatggcatatggttcTGCAGCTGATGTTATTGACGAATACCTCCGTCTTTCTGAAACCATGGCGCTATCATGCTTGGAGAATTTTACAGATTCAGTAATAANGGATGGGTCTCAACAGGATGCACACCAACCGATTGATGTGGATGAACCATTGCCCCGTCCTCCTGGTGTTAAGGCTGCCAAGGGGAAGTCCAAAAAATCCTCTAACACCCAATCGAttgatgtggaggaagatggAAAAGCTTACTTGGAGTTTCAGTTGGAGCGTGTGTCGAGGATGTATGAGATGAAGCAGAAGGACTTCGAGTTAAAAGAGAAGGAATTTGCTATGAAGAAGGAGTATATCAAGCATGTGATGCTTGATAATCTGATTGCTAAAAAGGATTCACTAACTGAATCAGAAAAAGCTCTTAAGGATAAGCTAATTGATGACATGATGTCATCTTGATGAATTGTCAAAAGATGtttccttgtgttttttgttataaatatgttttaactaAGTGTTTGTAcaagtttgtttgtgtttatgtttgtgtaTTTGGAATGATTATAAATCGGGTCAGTTATGATACATGGGATGCTTTATTAATCAGTTTGTCTTGTTATTAATCAATTTGTTTATGATACATGGGATGCTTTATACTTGGGATGCTTTATTAATCGGTTGTTTTTTTGTACTTTGGATGTACTTTGGGATgctttcaacaaagaagagatactACCGGAAGGTTGGGTCTGTCTACATTGCAAAAGTGTACAGCagcaattcgtatgatggcatatggttcTGCAGCTGATGTTATTGACGAATACCTCCGTCTTTCTGAAACCATGGCGCTATCATGCTTGGAGAATTTTACAGATTCAGTAATAACTTTATTTGGAGATGACTACTTGAGAAGACCCACACCAGCAGATCTTCAACGACTACTCGACATTGGCGAGTTTCGCAGATTTTCCggcatgataggaagcatcgattgtatgcattgggagtgaaATAATTGTCCCAccgcatggaaaggtcaatacACCCGCGGATCTGGAAAGCCCACAATCGTTTTCGAGGCGGTGGCTTCGTATGATCTCTGGATCTGGCATGCTTTCTTTGGACCaccaggtacattaaacgatatcaatattCTTGATCTATCTCCAgtatttgatgatattttgcatggtcgagctcctaaagttaaatacagtgtcaacggacatgagtataaattggcttactatctgacggatggtatttatccTAATTGAgctacttttatccaatctattccGCTACCATAAACTCCAAAAGCCTCTTTATTTGCGAGacaacaagaagctgtgcgtaaagatgtagagcgtgcttttggagttttgcaggctcgatttgccatagtcaaaaACCCGGCTCTTATTTGGGATTAGGTAAAAATtgggaaaataatgagagcgcgtatcatactgcacaatatgatagtagaagaCGAACGAGATGTGTACACTCTCTTTGATGAAAATGAATTCGCACAATTGCAGTCAAGTAGAACTTCAGAAGTTGACTACACGCTTCCAACAACCATGCCTTCATGTGTCGAAACTATGCTCAATATTCGAATGAATGTTCGTGATCgagaaaaacataaatgtttgcaagatgatttggttgagaatatttgggcaaaatttggagcaaatcagtattaaaatttatcattttctccatttatgaattgcacttctattgtaatatgtattaatgtttttattatattttgtatgtttaaaaattaattaaatgtaatattttttaattttataaattcttaaatgtttacaaatTTATACCACTTATAttctatttacaattttttaatttaaaaaataatattttcaaaaataatagaCCCAAAATTAAAACCTACCATTAGAGAATTAAATTTTTCCTAAGAAATCAAAgattcttatattcaaaaccattcacaattaattcataaaataatcaaacagTATTTAACGACCCCAAATTAAGAGACTACCAATAATTTTGCTCGAATAACCCCTAGCTTCTCACTAAAGAGTGAGTGAGAGGTAGTTTTACGTGAAACTAGAGAAAGACAAACAAAGATGAGaatacaaaaaagagaaaactgacaaaatcaaaatctttcttAAGGAAAACAATACGTCATCTCTGAAAAAGTATATCGGATTCGCTTTTTATCCCCCCCTCTACTACTCGACCATAGTATCTAGAAATTAAGCTAAAAGATTTTCATGTCCAAGTAACAACATAATAGAGAATCTGCTTTACAATCAATTTCCCTTTAGCTAAACATTAACCAGGAAAGGGTCAAGTAGACAACAGTAGTAGTGAGCTATAACCATTGACTAGCTAAAACGTTCCCAAACGAGAACTCTAATTACTTTGTTAGTGACCATGTGACGAAAGTAATGCATAACAATTAAAACGTCTTCTAAATActcaaaaatgaattgttctcaGAGGCAGAACCCAAAACTATTGAAATACTTTATGCATAGCAGACAATGCAATGATAATTATGAACCctttatatataagtttcacATGACTTTAATTATACTCAAATGAACTTGCAACAGCCCAACACTCACTAAAATCTATTAGTGAAAGCCCAAATTTGGCCCATCAATCACGAAAAGTTAACGGAACCGGTGGCATTTAGGGTTTAACCGAACTTTGGGAGACCGGAGANTGTCCAAGTAACAACATAATGGAGAATCTGCTTTACAATCAATTTCCCTTTAGCTTAACATTAACCAGGAAAGAGTCAAGTAGACAACAGTAGTAGTTAGCTATAACCATTGGCTAGCTAAAACGTTCCCAATACGAGAACTCTAATTACTTCAGTTAGTGACCATGTGGCGAAAGTAATGCATATAACAATTTAACGTCTTCTAAGTActcaaaaatgaattgttctcaGAGGCAGAAtccaaaacaaatgaaatactTTTATGCATAGAAGACAATGCAATGATAATTATCAATCCTATATGCTTTATATACAGTATAAGTTTCACATGACTTTAATTATACTCAAATGAACTTGATTAACTAAGATGAACACAATCCTAAATTTGCAACAGCCCAACACCCACTAAATTCTATTAGTGAAAGCCCAAATTTAGCCCATCAATCACGAAAAGTTAACGGAACCGGTGGCATTTAGGGTTTAACCGAACTGGGGAGACcggagaagagaggagaggcCTGCTTAAAATCTTAATGCTAACAGACGAATAATAATATGCCACGTGTCTAAATGAACCGTCACCGGCCTTATCTTTCGAACCCAAAggaaagcagaaaaaaaaaaaaaaaggagcaagCTTTAGAAAAATGGTGATTTTATCGGCGAGCTCCACCGTGAGAGCTGCCTTGGATACACAACCTAGGCTCCCGTACAATCCTAATGCGCCGCGGAAAGTGAAGAAGAACCCTAACAGTGATTCTTTCTTACCGCCGCCGTTACCTGCGTCTCCAGTAATCAGCATCTCCGTCGCCGATTTGCTCAAGCGTCCCCCTAGTAAAGGTAGAAGCTTTAACTCAGAATTGAATCAGTTGCGATGTTTAGTTTTAAATTCTGTTATGTAGTAGTATTATACATTTGATAAACCAAACTTTCTAATCAAAAGCTCTCTATTCAAGTTTGTTTTTGTGGTAATGGATTGTAAAAAACTTGTCTAATTTCCAAATTCGTGGCTCTATCAGAGAGGGTTTgctaaaattttgtttctttatgtaGAGTTACAACCTGTTGACGTTGATGATACTTATATGGGATATGAGACATGGTCTCCAAGTCCACCAAAGTTGGAGAAACCAAGATCAGTCTTCAATGCTGCTTCATTAGCTTTTATAGGCGATTCCATTTACGAGGTTAGGACACTGTAAGATTTGTTTTTCCATATGCTTTTTTAGGCAGGATTTGTGTTGTTAGCTTGTCAATATATGCAATGCAGATCCCCCGTTACTGTTTTACACTCTTTTCTCCAAATCTTAACTTCTCCCATTCCATTTAACAGTTTCTCTCATGGTTGTGCAGCTTTATGCTCGTAGGCATTTTCTTTTCCCTCCGCTTAGTATTGAAGACTATAACGACCGTGTTAGAGCAGTGGTGCGCGCTGAAGCGCAGgttctttttttaatctcttctgAGTTCTGACCTCCTTTGTTTTCACAAATAAGTTTGCTCCAAGCTTGTAGAAACAGAGTATTTGgtgtttgttctgtttcatgATTCTGctacttatttttattatctttcgTTTGTGTTAAACACTGCTCATGTAATAGTAATACATAAGTTAGTATCAGCATTACCATCTTCATTTTGTTTGTCCAAATCTGCTTACAATATTCCAACACATCAGCTTGCTGAGTAGTGT comes from Camelina sativa cultivar DH55 chromosome 19, Cs, whole genome shotgun sequence and encodes:
- the LOC104765166 gene encoding uncharacterized protein LOC104765166, with amino-acid sequence MVILSASSTVRAALDTQPRLPYNPNAPRKVKKNPNSDSFLPPPLPASPVISISVADLLKRPPSKELQPVDVDDTYMGYETWSPSPPKLEKPRSVFNAASLAFIGDSIYELYARRHFLFPPLSIEDYNDRVRAVVRAEAQYALLKKLVDDDFLTKEERDVLRWGKNLGSARTRTRRRAGNAVYNKASSLETLIGYLYLTNGIRLEKIMQKLGFSSDSSTEIIIEEAKPKPAEPNLPNFILNEQVVPQ